From a single Nissabacter sp. SGAir0207 genomic region:
- the sspB gene encoding ClpXP protease specificity-enhancing factor, with protein MEMSHMSPRRPYLLRAFYDWLLDNQLTPHLVVDVTRPGVMVPMEFARDGQIVLNIAPRAVGNLELGTDDVRFNARFGGVPRQVNVPIAAVLAIYARENGAGTMFEPEPAYEDEEGMFETSAEESATPEPTMSVIDGDRPDESDPSDDEPPQPPRGGRPALRVVK; from the coding sequence ATGGAGATGTCGCACATGTCTCCGCGTCGTCCTTACCTGCTGCGGGCGTTCTATGACTGGTTGCTCGACAACCAGCTGACCCCGCATCTGGTGGTGGATGTCACGCGCCCAGGTGTTATGGTGCCGATGGAGTTCGCCCGCGATGGCCAAATCGTGCTGAACATCGCCCCGCGCGCGGTAGGGAATCTGGAGCTGGGCACGGACGATGTCCGGTTCAATGCCCGCTTTGGCGGCGTGCCGCGTCAGGTGAATGTGCCTATCGCCGCCGTCCTCGCGATCTATGCCCGTGAAAATGGCGCTGGCACCATGTTTGAGCCAGAACCCGCCTACGAGGATGAGGAGGGGATGTTTGAGACCTCCGCCGAGGAGAGCGCCACGCCTGAGCCAACGATGTCCGTTATCGATGGCGATCGCCCGGATGAGAGCGATCCTTCCGACGATGAGCCGCCGCAGCCGCCACGCGGTGGCCGCCCGGCCCTGCGCGTGGTGAAATAA
- the sspA gene encoding stringent starvation protein SspA, whose amino-acid sequence MAVAANKRSVMTLFSGPTDIFSHQVRIVLAEKGVSVEIEQVDMGNLPQDLIDLNPYQSVPTLVDRELTLYESRIIMEYLDERFPHPPLMPVYPVARGESRLMMLRIEKNWYSLKDKIEQSSGQEADAARKQLREELLAIAPIFGQTPFFMSEEFSLVDCYLAPLLWRLPQLGIELTGAGSKELKGYMTRVFERDAFLASLTEAEREMRLHTRS is encoded by the coding sequence TCGCTGCCAACAAACGTTCGGTAATGACGCTGTTCTCTGGCCCGACCGACATCTTCAGCCATCAAGTACGTATCGTACTGGCGGAAAAGGGTGTCAGTGTCGAGATCGAGCAGGTGGATATGGGAAATCTGCCGCAGGATCTTATTGACCTCAATCCTTATCAATCCGTCCCGACGCTGGTTGATCGTGAGCTGACGCTGTATGAATCCCGAATCATTATGGAGTACCTCGATGAGCGCTTCCCACATCCGCCATTGATGCCGGTCTACCCGGTGGCGCGCGGTGAGAGCCGCCTGATGATGCTGCGCATCGAGAAAAACTGGTATTCGCTGAAAGACAAAATCGAACAGAGCAGCGGCCAGGAAGCTGACGCCGCCCGTAAACAGCTGCGTGAAGAGCTGCTGGCGATTGCCCCGATCTTTGGTCAGACCCCGTTCTTTATGAGCGAGGAGTTCAGTCTGGTGGATTGCTACCTGGCACCGCTGCTGTGGCGTCTGCCGCAACTGGGCATTGAGCTGACTGGCGCCGGCTCCAAAGAGCTGAAAGGGTACATGACCCGCGTCTTTGAGCGTGATGCCTTCCTGGCTTCACTCACCGAAGCTGAACGCGAAATGCGTTTGCATACCCGGAGTTGA